The following coding sequences are from one Roseburia hominis A2-183 window:
- a CDS encoding TIGR03915 family putative DNA repair protein: MYVFICEDSLEGIFTGVYDACASRLGHRNIRLATGEPENYELFSEYIHVTPSADKTGKVIRTITSRFGMQFYESIYQAAMSGEPSSGRKMDKADAIYETILLALASGDGQKVLLSLGEPCVYRIFELCRATNREACHHLEFLRFSELENGVLFATIHPKDNVLPYLAEHFTDRLPSENFMIYDATHQSVAVHKALSSYILTDAADLDLEKVSRYSSDEEAFRQLWLTFFDHIAIESRKNPGLQMQLIPKRYWADTPEYSRFC; the protein is encoded by the coding sequence ATGTATGTATTTATCTGTGAGGACAGTCTTGAAGGTATCTTTACCGGTGTCTATGACGCCTGCGCAAGCCGGCTCGGTCACCGCAATATCCGGCTTGCCACCGGAGAACCGGAGAATTACGAGCTTTTTTCCGAATATATTCACGTAACTCCTTCCGCGGATAAGACCGGCAAGGTGATCCGCACCATCACGTCCCGTTTCGGCATGCAGTTCTATGAGTCGATCTATCAGGCAGCAATGTCCGGCGAGCCATCCTCCGGCAGGAAGATGGACAAGGCAGACGCCATCTATGAGACCATCCTCCTCGCACTCGCAAGCGGAGACGGTCAGAAAGTGCTTCTTTCCTTAGGCGAACCGTGTGTCTACCGGATTTTTGAGCTCTGCCGGGCGACCAACCGCGAAGCCTGCCATCATCTCGAATTTCTGCGCTTCTCCGAGCTTGAGAACGGCGTTCTCTTTGCCACGATCCATCCGAAGGACAACGTCCTTCCCTATCTGGCAGAGCATTTCACCGACCGTCTGCCCTCCGAGAACTTTATGATCTATGACGCCACACATCAGTCTGTCGCGGTGCACAAAGCGCTTTCCAGCTACATTCTCACAGATGCCGCAGATCTGGATCTGGAGAAAGTCAGCCGGTATTCCTCCGACGAGGAAGCCTTCCGGCAGCTCTGGCTGACCTTTTTTGATCACATTGCCATAGAATCCCGCAAAAATCCGGGCTTGCAGATGCAGTTAATCCCGAAGCGCTATTGGGCAGACACCCCGGAATATTCCCGCTTCTGCTGA
- a CDS encoding TatD family hydrolase, with the protein MIFETHAHYDDEVFNEDREQLLAGLPEKGIGRVINVGASIETTRTTLALAEAYDYIYAAVGVHPSDIDGLNEETYSWLKAQTAHPKTVAVGEIGLDYYWDKEPEVQAAQREWFVRQLALAGETDLPVIIHSRDAAEDTMRILKETGRFREHPGVIHCYSYSPEQAKEYVKMGYCIGVGGVVTFKNAKKLRQTVEQISLEHILLETDCPYMAPEPHRGTRNDSSNLSYVAARIAEIKGVSVQEVEQTTWENACRVFGVR; encoded by the coding sequence ATGATATTTGAGACACATGCACATTATGATGATGAAGTATTTAATGAGGATAGAGAGCAATTATTAGCTGGGCTCCCGGAAAAGGGAATCGGGAGGGTGATTAACGTCGGTGCGTCCATTGAGACGACGAGGACGACGCTCGCGTTGGCGGAGGCGTATGATTACATCTATGCCGCCGTGGGTGTGCATCCGAGCGATATTGACGGGCTGAACGAGGAGACATATTCCTGGCTCAAAGCGCAGACGGCACATCCGAAGACGGTAGCGGTGGGAGAGATTGGTCTGGATTATTACTGGGACAAGGAGCCGGAAGTACAGGCAGCGCAGCGGGAATGGTTCGTGCGCCAGCTTGCACTTGCCGGGGAGACGGATCTCCCGGTAATTATCCACTCGCGTGACGCGGCGGAGGATACCATGCGGATCTTAAAAGAGACCGGAAGATTCCGGGAACATCCCGGTGTCATTCACTGTTACTCGTACTCGCCGGAGCAGGCAAAAGAGTACGTGAAGATGGGATACTGCATTGGTGTGGGCGGTGTGGTTACCTTTAAAAATGCAAAGAAACTCAGGCAGACGGTGGAGCAGATCTCTCTGGAACACATTCTGTTGGAGACGGACTGCCCGTATATGGCGCCCGAGCCGCACCGGGGAACCCGCAACGATTCCTCCAACCTCTCTTATGTGGCTGCCAGGATTGCAGAGATCAAAGGCGTCTCTGTGCAGGAGGTGGAGCAGACGACCTGGGAAAATGCCTGCCGTGTATTCGGCGTCCGGTAG